A window of Selenomonas ruminantium subsp. lactilytica TAM6421 contains these coding sequences:
- a CDS encoding lysophospholipid acyltransferase family protein, whose amino-acid sequence MLYYVLKAISFCVCALPRSLSEILGRGLGCFAWLVVPQKRKKLAMDQIRMCLDVSEQEARRIARESSVRFGPMLFEVLRFPVIKKKPEDYVRIEGLEKLHAGLAEGKGAIIAAAHSGNWELMGGAFALAGIPLVGVAMKQKNSAADRFINEYRTMIGMHITYKTGVREMFDMLKKGWVIGLIMDQDTNRHDGIILDFFGRPTNCTPGAASMARFQGVPIFPCFMHRDEKGNHTLVVHDPLYVEKTADKRGDIRRTTQKINDIIEGHVRKYPEEWFWLHDRWKSVRDEFSPQEIELARKD is encoded by the coding sequence TTGTTATACTATGTTTTAAAAGCCATCAGCTTCTGTGTTTGTGCTCTACCTCGCAGCCTCAGTGAAATTCTCGGTCGAGGACTGGGATGTTTTGCTTGGCTGGTGGTGCCTCAAAAGCGCAAGAAGCTGGCCATGGATCAGATTCGGATGTGCCTGGATGTCAGTGAGCAGGAAGCCAGGCGCATTGCCCGGGAAAGTTCTGTTCGTTTTGGTCCCATGCTCTTTGAGGTGCTGCGTTTTCCGGTAATCAAGAAAAAGCCAGAGGATTATGTCCGCATTGAAGGGCTGGAAAAATTACATGCTGGGCTGGCAGAGGGCAAGGGTGCTATCATTGCGGCTGCTCATAGTGGCAACTGGGAACTGATGGGGGGCGCTTTTGCTTTGGCGGGTATTCCTTTAGTGGGAGTAGCCATGAAGCAGAAGAATTCAGCTGCGGATCGGTTTATCAACGAATACCGTACCATGATCGGTATGCATATCACCTATAAGACCGGGGTGCGGGAGATGTTTGATATGCTGAAAAAGGGCTGGGTTATCGGCCTTATAATGGATCAGGATACCAACCGTCATGACGGCATCATCCTGGATTTCTTTGGCCGCCCCACGAACTGTACACCGGGAGCGGCATCCATGGCCCGTTTTCAGGGCGTGCCCATCTTTCCCTGTTTTATGCACCGGGATGAGAAGGGAAATCACACACTGGTGGTTCATGATCCTCTCTATGTGGAAAAGACTGCAGACAAGCGGGGGGATATCCGGCGTACCACTCAGAAAATCAACGATATCATTGAAGGTCATGTGAGAAAGTATCCGGAAGAATGGTTTTGGCTCCATGATCGCTGGAAATCCGTGCGGGATGAATTTTCCCCTCAGGAAATCGAATTGGCAAGAAAAGACTGA
- the lpxK gene encoding tetraacyldisaccharide 4'-kinase gives MQILYNLAAILVVILIIPVFMIRSVREKGFVERIRQSLGIFPEHTLDKVAKKHCIWVHAASVGEIVATSPLIKEFHREFPQTPILVSVVTTSGYEMANRIIKDADAIIYFPLDLPILSGRVLRRIHPRVFLPVETELWPNFLKTARQLHIPVMMVNGRISDRSVKQYKYLNSLLTDMIGTVTKFAMQSDIDADYIKRLGAPPELVTVTGNTKFDQTYTDVSLEEKAAIMREMGLEKAEGILLAGSTHRGEEDFVLKAFKAVRENHAKAKLVIAPRELLRTQEVIHLCKRAGFTVTTRTKQQEHGPQDADIVILDTIGELGKVYSVGDVVYVGGSLIPHGGHNILEPAAHGKAIIVGHYMFNFKDTHALFKKRDACITVNNEQELAQETVKLFDDADHRHRLERETLAIVGENKGASRKSALILRETLENYESKPENRQRARSTQKIDNFQTYFIDLVHQKEVEGFGMHILTAILYVFSKIYACLVDIKLWGYRHGVFSRKQLGCFVISLGNVTVGGTGKTPTAQRLASDIRDMGYKVVILNRGYRAKWHGNVGIVSDGERLHMTAADAGDEAFMLAKHLPEVPVLIGADRSVTGQYAIENFGAEVAILDDGFQHWQLERDMDILLVDAVNVFGNGYMLPRGTLREPISHISRADVCLMTKVDQAADGSREYIRDTVHRYNESAQIVESIHAPRRFIPLADWYVDIAGDGIDVNQMRGKKIMAVSAIGNPASFEQTLSDLGVVILESLRYPDHHDYSMQEMADILHQAQRMGAEAIVITEKDAVKIPMEVIHAGISVPVYVICVEVNFQQGKEEFQQLLAQRLESKLGRRAER, from the coding sequence ATGCAGATCCTCTACAATTTAGCGGCGATACTCGTCGTCATTCTGATCATTCCGGTGTTCATGATCCGGTCGGTCCGGGAAAAGGGCTTTGTGGAACGCATCCGTCAGAGCCTGGGGATTTTCCCCGAGCATACACTGGACAAGGTGGCCAAGAAACATTGCATCTGGGTGCATGCGGCCTCGGTGGGTGAGATCGTGGCTACCAGTCCATTGATCAAGGAATTCCATCGGGAGTTCCCTCAGACGCCGATTCTCGTGTCGGTGGTGACCACCAGCGGCTATGAGATGGCCAACCGCATCATCAAGGATGCTGATGCCATCATTTACTTCCCGCTGGACCTGCCCATCCTTTCCGGGCGGGTGTTGCGCCGAATCCATCCCCGGGTATTCCTGCCCGTGGAAACGGAACTTTGGCCGAACTTCTTGAAGACGGCCCGGCAGCTTCATATTCCCGTCATGATGGTCAATGGCCGTATCAGCGATCGCAGCGTCAAGCAGTACAAGTATCTCAACAGTCTGCTGACGGATATGATCGGCACGGTGACTAAGTTCGCCATGCAGTCGGATATCGACGCAGACTATATCAAGCGATTGGGAGCGCCACCGGAACTGGTAACAGTTACGGGCAATACGAAATTTGACCAGACCTACACTGATGTAAGTCTGGAGGAAAAGGCCGCTATCATGCGGGAGATGGGCTTGGAAAAGGCTGAAGGGATATTGCTGGCCGGTTCTACCCATCGTGGGGAAGAGGATTTCGTGCTCAAGGCCTTCAAGGCCGTGCGTGAAAACCACGCCAAGGCCAAGTTGGTCATCGCTCCCCGTGAGCTGCTGCGTACACAGGAGGTCATTCATCTCTGCAAGCGGGCGGGCTTTACGGTGACCACCCGCACGAAGCAGCAGGAGCATGGCCCCCAGGATGCGGATATTGTGATTCTCGATACCATTGGCGAGCTGGGCAAGGTCTACAGCGTGGGCGATGTGGTCTATGTAGGCGGCAGCCTGATTCCCCATGGCGGGCACAACATCCTGGAGCCTGCCGCCCATGGCAAGGCCATCATTGTGGGGCATTACATGTTCAACTTCAAGGACACCCACGCTCTGTTCAAGAAACGGGATGCCTGCATCACCGTGAATAATGAGCAGGAGCTGGCTCAGGAAACGGTGAAGCTCTTTGACGATGCCGACCACCGTCACCGGCTGGAGCGGGAAACCCTGGCTATTGTAGGAGAAAACAAGGGGGCCTCCCGCAAGTCCGCGCTGATTCTCCGGGAAACCTTGGAAAACTATGAAAGCAAGCCAGAAAACCGGCAGCGGGCTCGTTCTACCCAAAAAATCGACAATTTCCAGACCTATTTTATCGATCTGGTTCATCAAAAGGAAGTGGAAGGCTTCGGGATGCATATCCTGACCGCCATCCTCTATGTGTTCTCCAAGATCTATGCCTGTCTCGTGGATATCAAGCTCTGGGGCTACCGCCATGGCGTCTTCAGCCGCAAGCAGCTGGGCTGCTTTGTCATCAGTCTGGGCAATGTCACCGTGGGCGGCACGGGCAAGACGCCTACCGCTCAAAGGCTGGCCAGCGATATCCGGGATATGGGCTATAAGGTTGTGATCCTGAACCGCGGTTATCGGGCCAAATGGCATGGCAATGTGGGCATCGTATCCGACGGTGAGCGCTTGCATATGACAGCGGCGGATGCCGGCGACGAGGCCTTCATGCTGGCCAAGCATCTGCCGGAAGTGCCGGTGCTGATCGGCGCGGACCGTTCTGTTACGGGGCAGTATGCCATCGAGAATTTCGGGGCGGAAGTGGCCATTCTGGACGATGGTTTCCAGCATTGGCAGCTGGAGCGCGATATGGATATCCTGCTGGTGGATGCAGTCAATGTCTTTGGCAATGGCTATATGCTGCCAAGAGGCACCCTGCGCGAGCCCATCTCCCATATCAGCCGGGCTGATGTGTGTCTGATGACCAAGGTGGATCAGGCGGCGGATGGTTCCCGGGAATATATCCGGGATACGGTACACCGCTACAACGAGTCGGCCCAGATCGTGGAAAGCATCCATGCTCCTCGCCGCTTTATCCCGCTGGCGGACTGGTATGTGGATATTGCCGGTGACGGCATTGATGTCAATCAGATGCGGGGCAAAAAGATCATGGCTGTATCGGCCATCGGCAACCCTGCTTCCTTTGAACAGACCTTGTCGGATCTGGGCGTGGTGATCCTGGAAAGCCTGCGCTATCCGGACCATCACGACTACAGCATGCAGGAGATGGCAGACATCCTCCATCAGGCACAGCGCATGGGGGCCGAGGCCATCGTCATCACGGAAAAGGATGCGGTGAAGATTCCCATGGAGGTCATCCATGCCGGTATCAGCGTTCCCGTCTATGTGATCTGCGTGGAAGTCAACTTCCAGCAGGGCAAAGAAGAATTCCAGCAGCTGCTGGCCCAGCGTTTGGAGAGCAAACTGGGCAGACGAGCAGAAAGATAA
- a CDS encoding LpxI family protein encodes MERIGLLAGIGALPVEIARAAKELGYEVYAVALLPDTDARLKDYADDYQEINVLKVGKILKHLKKSDIHKVTMIGKVTKEVLFAKKTLPDLKAMQILMRVPDRKDDTIMLAIIDELKKIDVEVFDQTELIRKLMPGKGVLTKRQPTAEELKDMEFGFQMAKEIGRMDVGQTVVVKDMAVMALEAIEGTDACILRGGKLAGGGAVVAKVAKPAQDSRFDVPTVGLKTMQMMVETKARALVIEAGATLFVEQDEVIALAEANGITIMAM; translated from the coding sequence ATGGAGCGAATTGGACTTTTGGCGGGGATTGGCGCCCTGCCGGTGGAGATTGCTCGGGCGGCAAAAGAACTGGGCTATGAGGTCTATGCGGTAGCGCTCCTGCCGGATACGGATGCCCGTCTGAAGGATTATGCGGATGATTATCAGGAAATCAACGTGCTCAAGGTGGGCAAGATTCTCAAGCACCTGAAGAAAAGCGATATCCATAAGGTCACCATGATCGGCAAGGTCACCAAGGAAGTGCTCTTCGCCAAGAAGACCTTGCCCGATCTCAAGGCCATGCAGATTCTCATGCGGGTGCCGGACCGCAAGGACGACACCATCATGCTGGCCATCATCGATGAGCTCAAGAAAATCGATGTGGAGGTCTTTGACCAGACGGAACTCATCCGCAAGCTCATGCCGGGCAAGGGCGTGCTCACGAAGCGCCAGCCCACAGCCGAAGAACTGAAGGATATGGAGTTCGGCTTCCAGATGGCCAAGGAAATTGGCCGCATGGATGTGGGGCAGACCGTGGTGGTCAAGGATATGGCGGTTATGGCCCTCGAAGCCATCGAGGGGACAGATGCCTGTATCCTGCGGGGCGGCAAACTGGCTGGCGGCGGTGCCGTGGTAGCCAAGGTGGCCAAGCCTGCCCAGGACAGCCGTTTCGATGTGCCCACGGTGGGGCTCAAAACCATGCAGATGATGGTGGAGACCAAGGCCAGGGCACTGGTAATTGAAGCCGGAGCTACCCTGTTTGTGGAACAGGATGAAGTCATCGCTTTGGCGGAAGCCAATGGCATTACCATTATGGCTATGTGA
- the msbA gene encoding lipid A export permease/ATP-binding protein MsbA: MKNYKRLLQYIRPYLKRLVLAIVCIVVAAACNLYLPWIIKDMVDKVLADKDMMMLYFICVSIVVVFLIRGVFYYGQSYLVSYIGQKVVIDVREVMFRKFQRMPMAYFDKHQTGETMSYITNDVAAIQSALVDQLIEMVTEGSILIGSIAMMLYLDWKLSLLTLVVIPLVGQAMKIFGRKLKRNGTVIQERVADITSLLQESISSIRVVKSFVREDYEIKRFINQNILNFQAVMKNVQLTSLLTPTVEFLAAVSVTFIVGFGGYEVVNGYMTAGALVAFLTYAVNLANPVKRLARVYGNLQRAMAAVDRVFAVIDMPETITDKDGAKALPKIQGHVEVKNVTFGYKEGVNALEDVSLEVKPGQMIAFVGPSGAGKSTIANLIPRFYEINSGSISIDGQDIRDVTVSSLREQIGIVPQETMLFSTTVMENIRYGRLDATDEEVIEAAKAANADTFIRELPQGYDTPIGERGLNLSGGQRQRMSIARAILKNPRILILDEATSALDTESEKIVQAALDSLMVGRTSFVIAHRLSTIFNADQIYVIDGGKIKEHGTHEELLAQNGLYSYLYNIQFQKSAVSEGA; the protein is encoded by the coding sequence ATGAAGAATTATAAGCGGCTCTTGCAGTATATAAGACCATATCTCAAGCGTCTGGTACTGGCTATTGTCTGCATTGTGGTGGCAGCGGCCTGTAATCTGTATCTGCCATGGATAATTAAGGATATGGTGGATAAGGTTCTGGCTGACAAAGATATGATGATGCTGTATTTCATTTGTGTCAGCATCGTGGTCGTTTTCCTGATTCGTGGCGTATTCTATTACGGTCAATCCTATCTGGTGTCCTATATTGGGCAGAAAGTGGTCATCGATGTGCGGGAAGTGATGTTCCGCAAGTTCCAGCGCATGCCCATGGCCTATTTTGACAAGCATCAGACGGGTGAGACCATGAGTTATATTACCAATGACGTGGCGGCTATCCAGTCGGCACTGGTTGACCAGCTCATTGAGATGGTCACGGAAGGCTCCATCCTGATTGGTTCCATTGCCATGATGCTCTATCTGGACTGGAAACTGTCTCTGTTGACTTTGGTGGTCATCCCGCTGGTGGGGCAGGCCATGAAGATCTTTGGCCGCAAGCTCAAGCGCAACGGCACGGTGATTCAGGAGCGGGTTGCCGACATCACATCCCTGCTGCAGGAAAGCATTTCCTCCATCCGCGTGGTCAAATCCTTTGTTCGGGAAGATTATGAAATCAAGCGGTTCATTAACCAGAACATCTTGAACTTCCAAGCGGTCATGAAGAATGTGCAGCTTACGAGTCTGCTGACCCCGACGGTAGAATTTTTGGCGGCGGTGTCCGTGACCTTCATTGTGGGTTTTGGTGGTTATGAAGTGGTTAACGGCTATATGACTGCCGGCGCTCTCGTAGCCTTCCTGACGTATGCCGTGAATTTGGCCAATCCGGTAAAAAGACTGGCCCGTGTCTATGGCAATCTGCAGCGGGCTATGGCCGCCGTAGATCGTGTATTTGCGGTTATCGATATGCCGGAAACCATTACCGATAAGGACGGGGCTAAGGCCCTGCCGAAAATTCAGGGACATGTGGAAGTCAAGAATGTCACGTTTGGTTATAAAGAAGGCGTAAATGCCCTGGAAGATGTGTCATTGGAGGTCAAGCCAGGCCAGATGATTGCCTTTGTGGGGCCCAGTGGTGCCGGTAAGTCAACCATTGCCAACCTGATTCCGCGTTTTTATGAAATCAATAGCGGTTCCATTTCCATTGACGGTCAGGATATCCGGGATGTAACGGTTTCTTCTCTGCGTGAACAGATTGGCATCGTGCCCCAGGAAACCATGCTGTTTTCCACTACGGTTATGGAAAATATTCGTTACGGGCGTCTTGATGCTACGGACGAAGAGGTTATTGAGGCGGCTAAGGCAGCTAATGCCGACACATTTATCCGGGAACTGCCCCAGGGCTATGATACGCCCATCGGGGAAAGAGGCTTGAACCTGTCCGGTGGGCAGCGGCAGCGCATGTCCATTGCCCGGGCTATCCTGAAGAATCCCCGAATTTTGATTCTTGATGAGGCGACCTCAGCGCTGGACACGGAGAGTGAGAAAATTGTCCAGGCCGCTCTGGACAGCCTGATGGTGGGACGTACTTCCTTTGTGATTGCCCACCGGCTTTCGACGATATTCAACGCCGATCAGATTTATGTTATCGATGGCGGCAAGATAAAAGAACACGGCACCCATGAGGAATTGTTGGCGCAGAATGGCCTTTACAGCTATCTCTACAATATCCAGTTCCAAAAGAGTGCAGTGTCAGAAGGGGCATAA
- the lpxB gene encoding lipid-A-disaccharide synthase, translated as MKIMLSAGEASGDVHGENIARAILSMAPETELIGFGGSRMENAGVRLRQNFADYSVMGVWEVLINIRRLFKLLSDLTEFMKEEKPDMLVLIDYPDFNWRLAKKAKALGIPVFSYIPPSAWAWRKGRARDCAKIADEFIAIFPHELPVYEAAGAKISFVGNPLVDAVRPELPRERARRFFKMPEDKTVVLLLPGSRKQEIELLLPSMLAGARQLLAERPETVFYLPVADTVSRERIEEMIAAAGVPVTLTDERRYSLMAAADAAMATSGTVVMEAALLGLPCVVLYRLSPVSYAIGKLLVHVDNFSLPNILLGESFQTELLQDEVTADNIAREVARLYPGEQHRQEVTEKLKLACGKLGAPGASGRVAERILNAAREFAARN; from the coding sequence ATGAAAATAATGCTTTCCGCTGGCGAAGCGTCAGGGGATGTACATGGCGAAAATATCGCCCGGGCCATCCTTTCCATGGCGCCGGAAACCGAGCTGATCGGCTTTGGGGGCAGCCGTATGGAAAATGCCGGCGTGCGCCTGCGGCAAAACTTTGCTGATTACAGCGTGATGGGCGTTTGGGAAGTCCTGATCAATATCCGCCGGCTCTTCAAGCTGCTTTCTGATCTGACGGAGTTCATGAAGGAAGAAAAGCCGGATATGCTGGTGCTCATAGACTATCCGGATTTCAACTGGCGGTTGGCGAAAAAGGCCAAGGCACTGGGGATTCCTGTATTTTCCTATATCCCGCCATCGGCCTGGGCCTGGCGCAAGGGACGGGCGAGGGATTGCGCGAAGATTGCCGATGAATTCATCGCCATTTTCCCCCATGAGCTGCCGGTTTATGAGGCGGCCGGGGCGAAGATTTCCTTTGTGGGCAATCCCCTGGTGGATGCGGTAAGACCGGAGCTGCCAAGGGAAAGAGCCCGCCGTTTCTTTAAGATGCCAGAGGATAAGACTGTTGTCCTGCTGCTGCCGGGCAGCCGTAAGCAGGAGATCGAACTGCTGCTGCCCTCCATGCTGGCAGGGGCCAGGCAGTTATTGGCAGAGCGCCCGGAGACGGTGTTCTATCTGCCCGTAGCGGATACGGTGAGCCGGGAGCGCATCGAGGAAATGATCGCTGCGGCGGGGGTGCCGGTCACGCTGACGGATGAGCGTCGTTACAGCCTGATGGCGGCAGCCGATGCGGCCATGGCTACTTCAGGCACCGTAGTTATGGAGGCGGCCCTTTTGGGGCTTCCCTGCGTGGTGCTCTACCGACTGTCTCCTGTGTCCTATGCCATCGGCAAGCTGCTGGTGCATGTGGACAATTTCAGCCTGCCCAATATCCTGCTGGGGGAGAGTTTCCAGACGGAGCTCCTGCAGGATGAAGTCACGGCAGACAATATTGCCCGGGAAGTGGCAAGGCTCTATCCCGGTGAACAGCACCGGCAGGAGGTTACGGAGAAATTAAAGCTGGCCTGTGGCAAATTGGGTGCGCCTGGCGCCTCTGGCCGGGTGGCGGAGAGAATCTTGAATGCGGCCCGGGAATTTGCCGCAAGGAATTAA
- the lpxD gene encoding UDP-3-O-(3-hydroxymyristoyl)glucosamine N-acyltransferase: protein MRKTLQEIAELVGGRIVGEAVVEIEGLDNIDGAGEHDLTFAVEPHIEKAKSCKAAAVMLPEGVEDFPKTALYVENPREAFAKLLEIFTPKLERAVEVSDKAHIGKDVKIGKNVTIMPFAMVDDHAVIGDNVVLYPHTYIGQYAEIGEDSVIYSNATVREHCRVGKRCVVHSSAVIGSDGFGFTTKDGVHTKVPQVGIVVLEDDVEIGAHDGIDRAAMGATVIGKGTKIDNLVHIGHNCKIGENCLIVAQTGISGSTTVGHNVTFGGQVGTVGHINIGANSVYAARSGIIGDMPEGVFCAGFPVQSHTEWLRMQAAMKKLPEMMKKMKQLEKKLAKYEG from the coding sequence ATGAGAAAGACATTACAGGAAATCGCAGAACTGGTCGGCGGCCGTATCGTGGGTGAGGCAGTTGTGGAGATCGAGGGTCTCGATAATATCGACGGTGCCGGTGAGCACGATCTGACCTTTGCCGTGGAACCACATATTGAGAAGGCAAAAAGCTGCAAGGCCGCAGCGGTGATGCTGCCGGAAGGTGTAGAAGACTTTCCGAAGACGGCTCTCTATGTGGAAAATCCCAGAGAAGCCTTTGCCAAGCTGTTGGAGATATTCACGCCGAAATTGGAACGTGCCGTGGAAGTCAGCGATAAGGCCCATATTGGCAAGGACGTAAAAATTGGCAAAAATGTTACGATCATGCCCTTTGCCATGGTGGATGACCATGCGGTGATCGGCGACAATGTGGTGCTCTATCCCCATACCTATATCGGCCAATATGCCGAAATTGGGGAGGACAGTGTGATTTACTCCAATGCCACGGTTCGTGAACATTGCCGTGTAGGTAAGCGGTGTGTGGTGCATAGTTCCGCAGTTATCGGTTCCGATGGCTTTGGCTTTACTACGAAGGACGGCGTGCATACAAAGGTTCCCCAGGTGGGTATCGTGGTGCTGGAAGATGATGTGGAGATCGGTGCTCATGACGGCATCGATCGGGCAGCCATGGGGGCCACGGTTATCGGCAAGGGCACGAAAATCGATAACCTCGTGCATATCGGCCATAACTGCAAGATCGGTGAGAACTGCCTGATTGTGGCCCAGACCGGCATTTCCGGTTCTACAACTGTTGGTCATAATGTAACCTTCGGCGGTCAGGTGGGCACGGTGGGCCATATCAATATTGGGGCCAATTCGGTTTATGCAGCCCGCTCCGGCATTATCGGCGATATGCCAGAAGGCGTCTTCTGTGCCGGTTTCCCGGTGCAGAGCCATACGGAATGGCTGCGCATGCAGGCGGCTATGAAGAAGTTGCCGGAAATGATGAAGAAAATGAAGCAGCTGGAAAAGAAATTAGCTAAATACGAGGGCTAA
- the fabZ gene encoding 3-hydroxyacyl-ACP dehydratase FabZ: protein MVLEITDIMKILPHRPPMLLVDRILEIEPFKSATGVKNITMNEPQFAGHFPGHPIMPGVLILEAMAQVGGVAMLYPEEHRGKIAMFGGMENIKFKRPVVPGDQLVTKAHIVKVRGDFGVLHCDGYVNDQLVASADFKFAMRKEENM from the coding sequence ATGGTTTTGGAAATTACGGATATCATGAAAATTCTGCCCCATCGCCCGCCGATGCTGCTGGTGGATCGCATTCTGGAAATCGAGCCCTTCAAGTCTGCTACGGGAGTCAAGAACATCACCATGAATGAGCCCCAGTTTGCCGGCCACTTCCCCGGTCATCCTATCATGCCGGGCGTATTGATTCTGGAGGCTATGGCTCAGGTAGGCGGCGTGGCTATGCTTTATCCCGAGGAACATCGCGGCAAGATTGCCATGTTCGGCGGCATGGAGAACATCAAGTTCAAGCGTCCGGTGGTGCCCGGCGACCAGCTCGTGACCAAGGCGCATATCGTGAAGGTCCGTGGGGATTTCGGTGTGCTGCATTGCGATGGCTATGTGAATGATCAGCTCGTGGCTTCTGCCGATTTTAAATTTGCCATGAGAAAAGAAGAAAATATGTGA
- the lpxA gene encoding acyl-ACP--UDP-N-acetylglucosamine O-acyltransferase codes for MSVENISAEAQIHPTAIIEEGAKVAAGAKIGPYSVIGANVEIGEGTIIGPHVVVTGWTKIGKDCHIFQGASIGEEPQDLKFKGEKSYTTIGDRTVIREGATVHRATGEGEETRIGNDCLLMALTHVAHNCVIGNRVIMSNVASLAGHAIVEDRAVIGGMTGVHQFVKIGRNAMIGGMSRLVQDVVPFTIVAGQPAKVAGLNTVGIARAGIEPAARRSLKQAYRILYRSGLSLQQAIGIIEQEVPACEEVDHLLRFLRNAERGICRERRDDK; via the coding sequence ATGAGTGTGGAAAATATTAGTGCAGAAGCACAGATACATCCCACGGCGATTATTGAAGAGGGAGCCAAAGTCGCCGCCGGGGCCAAGATCGGTCCTTACAGTGTGATCGGAGCCAACGTGGAAATTGGCGAAGGCACCATTATCGGCCCCCATGTGGTTGTTACCGGCTGGACCAAGATCGGTAAGGACTGCCATATCTTCCAGGGCGCTTCCATCGGTGAAGAGCCGCAGGATCTGAAGTTCAAGGGTGAGAAGAGCTATACCACCATCGGCGACCGCACGGTTATCCGCGAAGGTGCCACGGTGCACCGGGCTACCGGTGAAGGCGAGGAAACCCGCATCGGCAATGACTGTCTGCTGATGGCGCTCACCCATGTGGCCCATAACTGCGTGATCGGCAACCGCGTCATCATGTCCAATGTGGCCAGCCTGGCCGGGCATGCCATTGTGGAAGACCGGGCGGTTATCGGCGGCATGACCGGTGTCCATCAGTTCGTCAAGATCGGCCGCAATGCCATGATCGGCGGCATGAGCCGTCTTGTGCAGGACGTCGTGCCCTTCACCATTGTGGCCGGCCAGCCGGCCAAGGTGGCAGGCCTCAATACGGTAGGTATTGCCCGGGCAGGCATTGAGCCGGCAGCCCGCCGCAGCCTGAAACAGGCTTATCGCATTCTCTATCGTTCGGGGCTGAGCCTGCAGCAGGCCATCGGCATCATCGAACAGGAAGTGCCGGCCTGCGAAGAAGTGGATCACCTGCTGCGCTTCCTGCGCAATGCCGAGCGCGGCATCTGCCGGGAACGCCGGGACGACAAATAA
- a CDS encoding OmpH family outer membrane protein → MKLRKKTTAAMIMALLCATLASGCGQTKIGYIDGERVSKEAPQISSLVEEGNQKIQEAQTQAGEDLQKKMQENPNMSQEDLQKAQMDAQRKIQGLNQSYSLQLRQKMDVALAAVSKEKKLDAVVNNSADQPVAITGAMDVTDEVIAQLQ, encoded by the coding sequence ATGAAATTACGCAAGAAAACAACGGCGGCCATGATCATGGCCCTTCTCTGTGCCACTTTGGCCAGTGGCTGCGGCCAGACCAAGATTGGCTATATAGATGGTGAGCGGGTGTCCAAAGAGGCTCCGCAGATCAGCAGCCTCGTGGAAGAGGGCAACCAGAAAATCCAGGAAGCTCAGACCCAGGCTGGGGAAGACCTGCAGAAGAAGATGCAGGAAAATCCCAACATGAGCCAGGAGGATCTGCAGAAGGCTCAGATGGATGCACAGCGCAAGATTCAGGGGCTCAATCAGTCATATTCCCTGCAGCTGCGTCAGAAGATGGATGTGGCTTTAGCAGCCGTCAGCAAGGAAAAGAAACTGGATGCGGTGGTCAACAACAGTGCTGACCAGCCAGTGGCCATTACCGGGGCCATGGATGTGACCGATGAAGTTATCGCCCAGTTGCAGTGA
- the lpxC gene encoding UDP-3-O-acyl-N-acetylglucosamine deacetylase, which produces MQQTTLAAEAIYNGIGLHSGREVHMTLKPAPADTGLVFVRTDLEDRPTIRATAANVTSTMRATTVEENGCKVFTIEHLMSAFHAMGIDNCYIEIDAEEPPVADGSSLAFFQAMKQAGVKELAAERREIVIDKVYRIDDEEKNRFVMVLPYDGFRVSFTSVNPHKLIGIQYENFEIAPELYEREIAPARTIAYEKEIEALRSMGLGLGGTLESVIVYNDEGWLNPLHFEDELVRHKILDVIGDLRLAGSIRGHVIAVASGHALNTALAKELQKSLG; this is translated from the coding sequence TTGCAACAGACAACACTGGCGGCAGAGGCCATCTATAACGGCATTGGTCTTCATTCCGGCCGCGAAGTGCATATGACATTGAAGCCGGCACCGGCTGATACGGGCCTCGTGTTCGTGCGTACGGATCTGGAAGACAGACCGACCATCCGGGCCACGGCGGCCAATGTCACCTCCACCATGAGGGCAACCACTGTGGAGGAAAACGGCTGCAAGGTGTTCACCATTGAGCATCTGATGAGTGCCTTCCATGCCATGGGCATCGACAACTGCTATATCGAAATCGATGCGGAAGAACCCCCGGTAGCCGATGGTTCGTCCCTGGCCTTCTTTCAGGCCATGAAGCAGGCCGGTGTCAAGGAACTGGCTGCTGAGCGACGGGAAATCGTCATCGACAAGGTTTATCGCATTGACGATGAGGAGAAGAACCGCTTTGTGATGGTACTGCCTTATGACGGGTTCCGGGTGAGCTTCACTTCGGTGAATCCCCATAAGCTTATCGGCATTCAGTACGAGAACTTTGAGATTGCACCGGAACTTTATGAGCGGGAAATCGCGCCGGCCCGTACCATTGCCTATGAGAAGGAAATCGAGGCTTTGCGCAGCATGGGCTTAGGTCTGGGCGGTACACTGGAAAGCGTTATCGTCTACAATGACGAGGGCTGGCTCAATCCCCTGCATTTTGAGGATGAGCTGGTGCGCCATAAGATCCTGGATGTCATCGGGGATCTGCGGCTGGCCGGCTCCATCCGCGGCCATGTGATTGCGGTGGCCTCCGGTCATGCCTTGAATACGGCTCTGGCCAAGGAGCTGCAGAAAAGTTTAGGTTGA